A window of the Cicer arietinum cultivar CDC Frontier isolate Library 1 chromosome 6, Cicar.CDCFrontier_v2.0, whole genome shotgun sequence genome harbors these coding sequences:
- the LOC140920740 gene encoding uncharacterized protein codes for MLIFLEACNLDILEVVIDGPFVPTIAGTGDSSIPKPRSDWVSNCKTAKEMWDTLQQMHEGTTDVKRARINTLMHEYELFNMKKKESVNDMQTRFTHIVNNLNALGKVIDNEQQISKVMR; via the exons atgttaatttttcttgaagcatGTAATCTTGATATTCTTGAAGTAGTAATAGATGGTCCTTTTGTGCCAACCATAGCTGGCACAGGTGATTCATCAATCCCAAAACCCAGATCAGattg GGTGTCCAACTGCAAAACTGCTAAGGAGATGTGGGACACATTACAACAAATGCATGAAGGAACAACAGATGTAAAAAGGGCCCGAATCAACACactaatgcatgagtatgagctgttcaacatgaagaaaaaGGAATCCGTTAATGATATGCAGACAAGATTCACTCACATAGTCAATAATCTAAATGCTCTTGGTAAGGTGATTGATAATGAGCAGCAAATCAGCAAGGTTATGAGGTGA